From a single Apium graveolens cultivar Ventura chromosome 2, ASM990537v1, whole genome shotgun sequence genomic region:
- the LOC141701209 gene encoding uncharacterized protein LOC141701209: MKNHPELPNMRMSCPEAKWTARDKELIALDEGLQLILVDSMDDDMSHQIMVCKSSRHMWETIEFLMEGTEDVTQNRLDILTSQYEAFKSLPEESITQVFERLNKLLNKLSIYGKTYPDREVNRKFMLVLPHHLENKASSVHE; the protein is encoded by the coding sequence ATGAAGAATCATCCGGAGTTGCCTAATATGAGAATGTCATGTCCTGAAGCAAAATGGACTGCTCGTGACAAAGAACTGATAGCTCTGGATGAAGGCCTGCAACTTATTTTggtggattcgatggatgatgatatgaGTCACCAAATTATGGTCTGTAAGAGTTCCAGGCATATGTGGGAGACCATAGAATTTCTTATGGAAGGAACTGAAGATGTCACGCAGAATCGATTGGATATCTTGACTTCACAATATGAAGCTTTTAAGTCTTTGCCTGAAGAAAGTATAACTCAGGTCTTTGAAAGACTGAACAAGTTGTTAAATAAATTGAGTATTTATGGCAAGACTTATCCTGATAGAGAAGTTAACAGGAAGTTTATGCTAGTCCTACCTCACCACTTGGAGAATAAGGCTTCATCTGTTCATGAATGA